The window aatcatttcaaatattatgACCTATGAATTAAACATTGGTAAAATCCAGACCAAAGAACAAAGTTTCAATTGATCCATGAAGTCCTCTACACGATAGCAGGGAgaaagggggagagagagagagagagggaaatggagtaagaggaagagagagagagggaggaggGTGAGCAAGGGAGGGAATAAGAAGAAGAGGGAGGGGGGAGAGAGAAGGAGGGAGGAAGCAAGGGGAggggggaagagagagaaagctCTTTAGAAGATTATGATCTAGGAATCAGACGTGGATAAAATCCAAACCATGGAACAAAGTTTCAATAGCTCCATGGAGGCCTTTTCATACAAATAGGTATTAAGggacaaaatattttgaaaatattgacaCTGCAAAATGTCCCACAATTTGAACGAAGTGAGAGAGcacaaaaaaatttcttgaaaatataagCTTGCTTGAAATCTTGATCTCCTATCAAATTGTGGTTGGAAACTTCTAGATGATGCTACAAGTTCCTAATTCCCATCCCAAAGCTGTACATACCACCTCTGTACCCCACATTACATGTTACCTAGGGTAAGGCCTATATTAGAAGTGCCATAATTGCGAGAGGCATGCAAACATGCTCTATACATGATACTGCATTAGAAACAATGTAAAAAAGATGGATTTACCGTCCAGAATGGTTCAAAGAACTTGGGTGGGTTGTATAGTATTGCTAGACCCAACCGTTCTGGGTAACGGTCTTGTAGAACATGGGCTGTTTCCCGAGTCAACTTCACTGAAATATTTGACAAATTGAAACCCTGAAAGTCAATCATCCATACCATCTGCTCTTGGTTGGGTGGCAGATTTAAAATGGCATTCTCCATGCAATAcaccaaatatttaatttgccCTTTTGTTGACTTCGAGTTCTACATTCAAACATCAACTTGAGAGAGTTATTGGGGCAAAGCAACgaagaaaaaattaaacctGTATCTCTGAACTGTAACCTATCCATGAATACTAATATATCCtatacattgaaaaaaaaaaagtataaatacaCTTACCAAGGATTCTCTTTATTATATGTGCAATAAAATAGGCAATGGATTTCTAATTCATCATGTGGTGAGCATACACAACTAGAATCAGTTAAATAATGTGAAATTTTGGCTATGCCATTCATGTATGTGACAATTTAAAAATTGCTTCATTATTGACCCAGAAGTATGCCATTCAGAAGCTATAACAGACCCAGTGAACCAATTATcttaatttgaaacaaaaaaaagtgaGAGCTTATTTTCCATGCACACACAGAAAAAGGAAGAGTATGAGATGTGACCTGGCAGCTTGGTTTCATGACAAGAACTGTTCTCCCATGTTTGTCAATATAATTTGCCCTGTATATTTTTCCAGTCTCTGCTTCTTGAGCAATGTCTTCCTACAAGACAAAGAAACAGATGAAATTGTGAGTACAAAAAGTCTTAAGAAACATAATCATTCCTAAAGATGGTAAAATTTGACACAGCTTGCCAACCTGCCCATGCTTAAGGGTTCTAGTTGCCCTGATGTGTAGTTACATAAACTGAATTCTGATTAATTCTTCCAAGTCTAATCAAACTTTTTGGCCTTACTGTTGtgtttacattttttaatttcacaATATCTAAATTTTTCCCAAACAGGGGCTAGCAATGCACTAGGTTGGACCCATCTAAAAAAGGGGTTTAGTTCAGGTTTGACCTTTTGCAACCCAATTTAAAATGGTCGGATTTGGATTAGTAACTCTTGACCCAACCATTTTGCCAGCCTTAAGTGCACCACAATACAGAATGATACCACTAGTAAAAGATCATAGAGCCTCAAGAAGCGGATAGTACTATGAACtatgggagaaaaaaaatgagggacTAGCAATGGCACTAGGTTTGACCCATCTAGCATGGTCAGATTTATACTTATTCAACCCATTTTGCCACCTTTAACAGCACCAAGATACAACAGGATGCAACAAGTAGATCATACAGCCTCAAGAAGCAGATAGTACTATGAAGtatgggaggaaaaaaaatgtcttaCCAAGCAGGCACAGAACATGCAATCCAGCAAATGTTATATTAATACATTCTGACAAGTTACAAATAAAGGAGATAAAAATCAATAGTAACATACCCAGCGAATCTCTTCTGGTTTGTATTCTGATCTCCATTTCAAAGTTTCTTTCAGCATTTTAGTTGCCTTCTTGACATTCCAGTTTCGTGCCGTTAAGTATCTGGCTATTGATGCATCAGAACAGTAAATAGACAACCTATCTGGCAATGGCCCTATCAGTCTTCTCACCTCATTAATCTGCAAAACCAATAATTATCATGGGCTTCAATTCAAAGGTCTTCTTTTACCCTCCTATAGTGGCACTTGCATGCCCCAGACCTTGACTCTCAAATGATGCAGATGGAAATATGCACAATATTTATGGATGTACTAACAGGATATTCATCATAATACCTTCTCCTGCTGTTCTTTAGATGTTGAAGGTTTCTCATAGCCATTTGAAGGAGATTTCTTTAGACCAGTACTCATTGTTTCAAAATGAGAATCCCTGACATCAACAGTTGAAACTTTAAATAACTTATAGCATCAACAACTTTATTTCTATACATCTGATTCTCTTTTTGCATATTTGAtgaaaagaaccaaaaaatacAAACATGTATGTCAAAGAGAATGACATACCTTTTCCCATACAAAAGAAAGAGCAAAAATAGCAGGATAAATATAAGAAACATGCACATAAGCTAGTTTTCTTCCCACTTTTGCCAAGCAAAAATAGGATCATCCACTTCGCTTTCTATCTTAATTCAAAATTGCTTAAATATGAAGCAAACTTACTTCATACGAATGCTCAGTTCAGTTACTCAGAAGGGgtaagaagaaatttttttgggaatttttagtCTCCCCTGTATGGTTATAAACTTGAGTAAACCCATCTTAACTAATGACCAGGTACACATCACTTAGTTATAAACCATTCAAAAGTGAGAACAGAACCAAAGAACTGAACATAGCAACTTGTTGTCAGCTCATTTTGACTGATAGACATATGCACATgcttttaaatagaatatgtaGGCACATTTAGATTTGTGAAAGAACAATCTTGTGCATTCTGACTGAACTTTGACCTGATTCGATTTCTcaagaatttcaaaatgaaaacagCCATCACTTTACAAGACTACCCTTGCCACATAAGTCAGGATAAAGAATCAGGATAATTCAGCAGTGAAGAATTAACATTTTCCGTAGTAAAGATGAGTAAACACATATTGTTGGAATTCTGGACTATCCCTCATATATAATAAGGTTTTCAAATCTCCATCATCACTGGCATAAAACTCTAAGCTCATAAGAGACGTTATTGGAATTTCCATCTGCTGCCCTGATTTGCTGAAGTGCACATAATCATACTAGTcattatataaaacaaatagGACTGTTAAACACCTTTTGGGGTTAATTTGGATACCCtggatttgaatttgaaatttgaatttctaaATTCTGGGTGGTATAGATTTCAAGTAACAGTCCAAGCTGTTGTTTGAAGTCTAGTTTTTGAGGGTTTGAACGCCCTCAAAAGGATTTTCCGAACAATagatttggaaatttaaatCCCAAAACCAAATCCACCCTCTGTAAACCCACGAGTCAAAATGCCACTCAAGAATATCTCTGTTTCTGTTCTCCAGATCCTGTACTGATTCCCACccttaaaaaattaaggataagaTCACAAATTAGTTTGGATTCACCCCCTTCTTTCATATGCAACATAAACAAATGTTCTATCATTTGATTTTCTACCATGAAACCAGCAATGTAACTCAGTCCCTAGATGAATGATGCTGAAGCACATTTCCGCAAGAAGCACACACGTCAGTTAAAAATTGAATGACTCATGGTCCTGGATACACAGAATTATTTTGACCTGCCAAGTTTCTTGCAGATGAGATAATTTAGACAAGGAAGTCGGATTAGATTTTCAGAGAAACTCTACCTATTCCTTCCTATTGTACcatttaatcatatatattcAGTGAATTTGACGATAACCCATACCCTAATTCCATCATATGAGAGCTATATCAACAACAAAATAGAAGCCCGTGTACGAGCAAATGATACTGTTTATACGAGCAAACAGTTTGGAATTATCCGCAGTCAATCTGGACAATCCAAGACATCAACAAATTACAGAAGGGCCCAAAATTAAATGAGGACTGTTTGAATAGATccaataatttgaaaacaattcaaaacTGAACAACTTAACAGACgaagaaatttaagaaaaagaaagtgataGAAAGCAAaagtgaagagaaaaatccatGGTGTCGAGTAACAAGATCCAGAGAAAGAAGAGTAAGATGAGCAGATAACCTGATTGAACGAGGAAAAGGAGACGATAACCTGACAACTCCTCCTCAACAGCCCAGAAGCACAGAAATCGGATGAATCGAGTGAAGGAGATTAGGGTGAAGAGTGCGCTCCAGAAGTCTTCAAGGAAACAGAATCGGATCACCTCCGCTCAAATCTGAGAGGGAAGACAGAGACAATGGTCATTATGATAGTATCGGCTGTTTTTAATGCTTCTGCTTAAACTCTATTGGGGGGAGATTTTGGATCCTTCCCCCTGGACTCAcccatttctttcaaaataacaTAGCCAAAACCTCAAAAGTCAAAAACACCCACGCCCTTTTTTCATGGTAGCCGGTTTTTTTCCAAGGGCTTATCGGTAAATGCACACTTTTAATCAAGGGGCGAGGAGAACGTGAAACTTATGGCACAAAACCTCCaagcaaatatataataatcaGGCTCCTGTGTGAGTCAAGCTAGTAAAAATGAGTCCAGCTATCAAAGAAATAACTAATTTGTTTTGCAGGGAAGTAGAGACGTGGAACCAATTGGGCCATGGTCCGTAGGAGCTGGTGGACTATATAATTCATAAGGCGATGGGTCCGGTGATGAATGAAAGCTACATGGTAGTATGGTACATACTACATACAGAAGCAGATAAAACATGGGGACATGAAACATGTGCCCATATATGATGATAATTACAATGTGCTCCCCACGGAAAAAtgaaggaattaggcaattagCATGTCATTGTGTCAGCGTACAACTGTTTTTCCCATTAGTTAAATGTTACTTCAAGCAAGGATTAACTtagctttctttttttcattttttgttgctTTCTCATGTGCAGAGCTGTGCTGTTCGATGAGCTGTTTGGGACAAGTATCCACGTGTTACTACTTCTAACTTACAATTGATTTCCCCAAAACCAGCCAAGTCTTGCAACCCTTACGGTCTGTCTCATCACATGATTAAATCTGAGCTGGGTCAAACTAATAGCCTAATGTTCCTTTCGGCCCACCTTACTTACCTTTTCATGTCAAACCTAGATGGAGGAGCTATGAGAGAAGACGGTCATCACCCTTaccaaattataattttaattaattgctacacctattaatattattattggtaTGTCAAAGCCAGAAACGAGTTACACTGTTCAATCGGAAATTCCACAACACCCGTTCTCCAATCTCAGGCTTGATTGGTCCTCCATTATTGGATGATATATTGGTTATGGAAAGTAATGCCGGAGCGAGATTCTCATTCTAGAATTTTTCCCTAAATGAAATTGGTCCAGATTATCATTGTTAATGGTAATTACTAATTAGTATAACACGATTGTACGTATAGAGGGAAACGCTATACAAAATAGCTCCATCACCCCGAGTATAGATGATTTGaataatgcaaaatattttcaattatgcACCAGAAATGAGAGTTCTTCAGAAATCATAAACCATAAGGACACGATTATAGTCCTAAAAAATGACCCAACCCCAACCATAAATAAATTGCTACAACCAAGGTCTTGTCAAAAATAAAAGCACGACCTCTTTAAGATCTGGGAAATACCATATAGTAGAGCCGTTCCCgattatgggttttttttttttttttttttttttttttgccttttgggGGGATTGAGTCCTCAAATCTCCAAACCCCAACCAAAATAAAAtgctacaaccatggttctg is drawn from Vitis riparia cultivar Riparia Gloire de Montpellier isolate 1030 chromosome 18, EGFV_Vit.rip_1.0, whole genome shotgun sequence and contains these coding sequences:
- the LOC117906544 gene encoding phosphatidylinositol transfer protein 3-like; this translates as MSTGLKKSPSNGYEKPSTSKEQQEKINEVRRLIGPLPDRLSIYCSDASIARYLTARNWNVKKATKMLKETLKWRSEYKPEEIRWEDIAQEAETGKIYRANYIDKHGRTVLVMKPSCQNSKSTKGQIKYLVYCMENAILNLPPNQEQMVWMIDFQGFNLSNISVKLTRETAHVLQDRYPERLGLAILYNPPKFFEPFWTVVKPFLEPKTCKKVKFVYSDDLNAKKIMEDLFDMDKLESAFGGNDTVGFNINKYSERMREDDKKMPSFWTKDSHPSGAALQPALANDPTLTPINLQSDSDASDKERAENPPSLTHINLQSDSDASDKERAENSPSHGVNSGEGPLDNNVLVSDESRNGAVGIH